A genomic region of bacterium contains the following coding sequences:
- the uvrB gene encoding excinuclease ABC subunit UvrB codes for MGGFALRAPFPPRGDQPAAIAALVRGVAAGMPCQTLLGVTGSGKTFTMANVIAETGLPALVFSHNKTLAAQLYGELKGFFPENAVEFFISYYDYYQPEAFIPSTGTYIEKDVSINEEIERLRLRATSSLMSRSDVIVVASVSAIYGLGNPDTFHRNIIPLREGDRLGRDDLLRRLVDVHYARADDGGYGTFRVRGDTIDVCAAFDERVLRVEFFGDEIERLTLVDGLTGKPLQRIAGTRIYPARQFVTERERQDEILDEIGRDLEVRLGELDAAGKTIEAQRLSSRIRFDMEMIRQVGYCSGVENYSRYFDRRAPGERPACLLDYFPDEHLVFVDESHVTISQLAAMYRGDRSRKETLVEHGFRLPSALDNRPLRYEELEDLMPPTIFVSATPGTFELEKCGGEVVEQVIRPTGLVDPPIEVLPASGQVDDLIGKARATAGRGERVLVTTLTKRMAEDLAEYLRNIGLRVAYLHADFAALDRVEILRRLRLGEFDVLVGVNLLREGLDLPEVALVAILDADREGFLRSERSLIQTAGRAARNVGGLVVMYADSMTGSMERAIGEMNRRRARQLAYNREHGITPRTITKTREEILQATMAAGEAGRGPGAAASAERPWEMILDRDLPPREIVQLLHSEMLVAAEALDFEKAASLRDRIEDLRAQWGLTTGGDES; via the coding sequence GGCGGCTTCGCACTCCGCGCCCCCTTTCCGCCGCGGGGCGATCAGCCCGCGGCCATCGCGGCCCTGGTGCGCGGCGTCGCGGCCGGCATGCCCTGCCAGACCCTGCTCGGCGTCACCGGCAGCGGCAAGACGTTCACCATGGCCAACGTCATCGCCGAGACGGGCCTGCCCGCGCTGGTCTTCAGCCACAACAAGACCCTGGCGGCCCAGCTCTACGGCGAACTCAAGGGCTTCTTCCCCGAGAATGCCGTCGAGTTCTTCATCTCCTACTACGACTACTACCAGCCCGAAGCCTTCATACCCTCGACGGGCACCTACATCGAGAAGGACGTCAGCATCAACGAAGAGATCGAGCGCCTGCGGCTGCGGGCCACGTCGTCCCTGATGTCGCGCTCCGACGTGATCGTGGTCGCGAGCGTGTCGGCGATCTACGGCCTGGGCAATCCCGACACCTTCCACCGCAACATCATCCCCCTGCGCGAGGGCGACCGGCTGGGCCGAGACGATCTGCTGCGACGCCTGGTCGACGTCCATTACGCCCGCGCCGACGACGGTGGCTACGGGACCTTCCGCGTGCGCGGCGACACGATCGACGTCTGCGCCGCCTTCGACGAGCGGGTGCTGCGCGTGGAGTTCTTCGGCGACGAGATCGAGCGCCTGACGCTTGTGGACGGCCTGACCGGCAAGCCCTTGCAGCGCATCGCCGGGACGCGGATATATCCCGCGCGCCAATTCGTCACCGAGCGGGAGCGCCAGGACGAGATCCTGGACGAGATCGGCCGGGATCTGGAGGTGCGTTTGGGGGAACTCGACGCGGCGGGCAAGACCATCGAGGCCCAGCGCCTGTCGTCGCGCATCCGGTTCGACATGGAGATGATCCGCCAGGTCGGCTACTGCAGCGGCGTCGAGAACTACTCGCGCTACTTCGACCGCCGCGCGCCGGGCGAGCGTCCCGCCTGCCTGCTGGACTACTTCCCGGACGAGCATCTCGTGTTCGTCGACGAATCCCACGTGACCATCAGCCAGCTGGCCGCCATGTACCGCGGCGACCGCTCGCGCAAGGAGACACTTGTCGAGCACGGCTTCCGCCTGCCGAGCGCGCTGGACAACCGGCCCCTGCGGTACGAGGAACTCGAGGACCTCATGCCGCCCACCATCTTCGTGTCAGCCACGCCCGGCACCTTCGAACTGGAGAAATGCGGAGGCGAGGTGGTGGAGCAGGTAATCCGTCCCACGGGTCTGGTGGATCCGCCCATCGAGGTGCTGCCGGCGTCGGGGCAGGTGGACGATCTCATCGGCAAGGCCCGCGCGACGGCCGGCCGGGGCGAGCGCGTCCTGGTGACGACCCTGACCAAGCGCATGGCCGAGGACCTGGCGGAGTACCTGCGGAACATCGGCCTGCGCGTGGCCTACCTGCACGCGGACTTCGCGGCCCTGGACCGCGTGGAGATCCTGCGCCGGCTCCGGCTGGGCGAGTTCGACGTCCTGGTGGGCGTGAACCTCCTGCGTGAAGGTCTCGATCTGCCGGAAGTGGCGCTGGTCGCCATCCTGGACGCCGACCGCGAGGGCTTCCTGCGCTCGGAGCGCAGCCTCATCCAGACGGCCGGCCGTGCGGCGCGCAACGTGGGCGGGCTGGTCGTGATGTACGCCGACAGCATGACCGGCTCCATGGAGCGGGCCATCGGCGAGATGAACAGGCGCCGCGCCCGGCAGCTAGCCTACAACCGGGAGCACGGCATAACCCCCCGGACCATCACCAAGACGCGCGAGGAGATCCTGCAGGCCACCATGGCGGCGGGGGAGGCCGGACGCGGTCCTGGCGCGGCGGCGTCCGCCGAACGACCTTGGGAGATGATACTCGACCGGGACCTGCCGCCTCGCGAGATCGTGCAGCTGCTTCACAGCGAGATGCTCGTCGCCGCTGAGGCGCTGGATTTCGAGAAAGCCGCGTCGTTGCGCGATCGTATCGAGGACCTCCGCGCGCAATGGGGCCTGACGACCGGAGGTGACGAATCATGA
- the nadC gene encoding carboxylating nicotinate-nucleotide diphosphorylase translates to MSDRTHTPPAFPAGAWLDTLLDACLAEDVGTGDVTTDVAVSPDATAVGVIAARTAGVVAGLPLLGPLYARLSADVTVDLVASDGDRLPPGRPAARLHGPAAPILTGERVALNFLQHLSGIATLTSRYVEAVAGTGCRILDTRKTLPGYRALAKYAVRCGGGHNHRLGLYDRILLKDNHWASRDASLADLVARGRRRHPDLAIEVEVDSLDQFADVLPLRVDWILLDNFTPEATREAVRLRAARETGSWRTRLESSGNLDLANVRAYAAAGVDACSVGRLTHSVPALDLGLDIRTTEDR, encoded by the coding sequence ATGAGCGACCGTACGCATACGCCGCCGGCCTTCCCCGCGGGCGCCTGGCTGGACACCCTGCTGGACGCCTGTCTCGCGGAGGATGTGGGAACCGGCGACGTCACGACCGACGTCGCGGTCTCGCCCGACGCGACGGCCGTGGGCGTGATCGCGGCCCGCACCGCGGGAGTCGTCGCGGGTCTGCCCCTCCTCGGACCGCTCTACGCCCGCCTCTCGGCCGACGTGACGGTGGACCTCGTCGCTTCCGACGGCGACCGCCTGCCGCCCGGACGGCCTGCGGCCCGGTTGCACGGCCCCGCCGCGCCGATCCTTACCGGCGAACGCGTCGCCCTCAACTTCCTCCAGCATCTGAGCGGCATCGCCACCCTGACGTCCCGCTACGTGGAGGCCGTTGCGGGTACGGGCTGCCGCATCCTGGACACCCGCAAGACGTTGCCCGGCTACCGCGCCCTGGCCAAATACGCCGTGCGTTGCGGCGGCGGGCACAATCACCGCCTGGGCCTCTACGACCGCATCCTGCTCAAGGACAACCACTGGGCGTCGCGGGACGCCTCCCTGGCGGATCTCGTCGCCCGGGGAAGGCGGCGCCATCCGGATCTGGCGATCGAGGTCGAGGTCGACTCCCTCGACCAGTTCGCCGACGTGCTGCCCCTGCGCGTCGACTGGATCCTGCTCGACAACTTCACGCCGGAAGCGACGCGCGAAGCGGTCCGCCTGCGCGCCGCGCGCGAGACCGGAAGCTGGCGCACTCGCCTGGAATCGAGCGGTAACCTGGACCTGGCCAACGTGCGGGCCTACGCCGCGGCCGGCGTCGACGCCTGCTCGGTGGGTCGTCTGACCCATTCCGTCCCCGCCCTGGATCTCGGACTGGACATCCGCACCACAGAGGACCGGTGA